The sequence ggttttaataattttctgaatcttcctataattctcattaaatggaagaacaactctcatggcttcttctttattttgtgttttatctttctcattatctatctcatttttatctttattgtcctccttattaaagaactctcttctatctaatttcctaatttggttgagtgactcctccactaagttttcaggatattccttctcaataaattgtcttttcatctcaatggcttccatctcaaaagtatgtccctctgtgcagttccgcttaatcctacggaactgaccagagggaacatttgtcagccatttcggcaggtgacagctagaaaaatcaatataactatttctagcagtggatttacaaaatgtctcacatatatatttattaccagattgtgtgattaataaatccaagaattcggtgctctcctgtatgtttgaggtaaagaccagatttaaattattaatattaattgtttctaggaatttttccaattcttctttactctgtttccagatgaagatcacatcatctatataacggcgccacagggccagatccgtccccagcctcggCTTAATGAGGTTGTACTCCCACTCAGccaagaacaaattagcatagctgggggcgaatctggtccccatggcggtaccccgcttctTCATGAAGAATTCCTCCTCAAAAAggaagtagttgtggctcaggatatactctattcctttcgttataaattctttttttattgctccatacgagccatctcttattaattgcatttttacagcatcatttccttgctgatgttcaatcacagtataaagtgatTGAATATCAAGTGTGCCCATAATCCATCCAGACTGGACATCTaagttttccagaatctgtatgatttgggtcgtatctttaatataggaattggttttcttgactattggctgtaactgtacgtctatatatttggacaggttggatgtgatagatccTATCCCTGAGACGATGgggcgtcctgggggatcatTCGGATTTTTACGCACCTTGGGCAGGCAGTAGAAGCATGGTAGCCTCCTCTGCgtgcccaaaatgaaatccagttcctgctgtgatatTGTACCACTATCCAATCCGTCCATactgtatctcctgagctccaactcaaatctctcaagggggtctccccccaatttttgataggtcTCCCCATCTGAGAGTTGTCGGAGACATTCACTATTATAATTATttgtgtccatcaccactaccGCACCTCCCTTATCCGCGGGGCGTATAGTGATGGAGTTTTAATGCCTCAAACTCTCCTCTGGTAAGATTGTTTGTGGCCCTTGATCTAGCCTTTAGTTTGCAAATATCTTCCTTTACACACTTCTGAAATGCtccattcttatattgatattttaatcttgaaaatttgtttaaccacctcaacccccagtgcttaaacaccttgaaagaccaggccactttttacacttctgacctacactactttcaccgtttattgctcggtcatgcaacttaccacccaaatgaattttacctccttttcttctcactaatagagctttcatttggtggtatttcattgctgctgacatttttacttttttttgttattaatcgaaatttaacgatttttttgcaaaaaaatgacatttttcactttcagttgtaaaattttgcaaaaaaaacgacatccatatataaattttgctctaaatttattgttctacatgtctttgataaaaaaaaaatgtttgggtaaaaaaaaaaatggtttgggtaaaagttatagcgtttacaaactatggtacaaaaatgtgaatttccgctttttgaagcagctctgactttctgagcacctgtcatgtttcctgaggttctacaatggccagacagtacaaacaccccacaaatgacattttggaaagtagacaccctaaggtattcgctgatgggcatagtgagttcatagaagtttttattttttgtcacaagttagcggaaaatgatgatttttatatatattttttttttcttacaaagtctcatattccactaacttgtgacaaaaaataaaaacttccatgaactcactatgcccatcagcgaataccttggggtgtcttctttccaaaatggggtcacttgtggggtagttatactgccctggcattctaggggcccaaatgtgtggtaaggagtttgaaatcaaattctgtaaaaaatggccggtgaaatccgaaaggtgctctttggaatatgggcccctttgcccacctaggctgcaaaaaagtgtcacacatgtggtatctccgtattcaggagaagttggggaatgtgttttggggtgtaattttacatatacccatgctgggtgagagaaatatcttggcaaaagacaactttgtataaaaaaatgggaaaagttgtcttttgccaagatatttctctcacccagcatgggtatatgtaaaatgacaccccaaaacacattccccaacttctcctgaatacggagataccagatgtgtgacacttttttgcagcctaggtgggcaaaggggcccatattccaaagagcaccattcggatttcacaggtcattttttacagaatttgatttcaaactccttaccacacatttgggcccctagaatgccagggcagtataactaccccacaagtgaccccattttggaaagaagacaccccaaggtattcgctgatgggcatagtgagttcatggaagtttttattttttgtcacaagttagtggaatatgagactttgaaaaaaaaaaaaaaaaaaaatcatcattttccactaacttgtgacaaaaaataaaaaattctaggaactcgccatgcccctcacggaataccttggggtgtcttctttccaaaatggggtcacttgtggggtagttatactgccctggcattctaggggcccaaatgtgtggtaaggagtttgaaatcaaattctgtaaaaaatggccggtgaaatccgaaaggtgctctttggaatgtgggcccctttgcccacctaggctgcaaaaaagtgtcacacatctggtatctccgtattcaggagaagttggggaatgtgttttggggtgtcattttacatatacccatgctgggtgagagaaatatcttggtcaaatgccaaatttgtataaaaaaatgggaaaagttgtcttttgccaagatatgtcTCTCATCCAgcttgggtatatgtaaaatgacaccccaaaacacattccccaacttctcctgagtacggagataccacatgtgtgacacttttttgcagcctaggtgggcaaaggggcccatattccaaagagcacctttcggatttcacaggtcatgttttacacattttgatttcaaacttcttaccacacatttgggcccctagaatgccagggcagtataactaccccacaagtgaccccattttggaaagaagacaccccaaggtatttcgtgatgggcatagtgagttcatagaagtttttattttttgtcacaagttagtggaatatgagactttgtaaggaaaaaaattaataaaaaataaatcatcattttccgctaacttgtgacaaaaaatataaaattctaggaactcgtcatgcccctcatggaataccttggggtgtcttctttccaaaatggggtcacttgtggggtagttatactgccctggcattttccaggggccctaatgtgtggtaagtaggtaaatgacctgtgaaatcctaaaggtgctctttggaatgtgggcccctttgcccacctaggctgcaaaaaagtgtcacacatgtggtatcgccgtattcaggagaagttgggcaatgtgtttcggggtgtctttttacatttactcatgctgggtgagagaaatatctcggcaaaagacaacttttcccatttttttatacaaagttggcatttgaccaagatatttatctcacccagcatgggtatatgtaaaatgacaccccaaaacacattgcccaacttctcctgagtacagcaataccagatgtgtgacacttttttgcagcctagatgcgaaaaggggcccacattccttttatgagggcatttttagacatttggatcccagacttcttctcacgctttagggcccctaaaatgccagggcagtataaataccccacatgtgaccccattttggaaagaagacaccccaagatattcaatgaggggcatggtgagttcatcgaattttttttttttttgcacaagttagcggaaattgattttattttatttttttctcacaaagtctccctttccgctaacttgggacaaaaatttcaatctttcatggactcaatatgcccctcacggaatacctgggggtgtcttctttccgaaatggggtcacatgtggggtatttatactgccctggcattctaggggctctaaagcgtgagaagaagtctggaatataaatgtctaaaaaattttacgcatttggattccgtgaggggtatggtgagttcatgtgagatttaattttttgacacaagttagtggaatatgagactttgtaagaaaaaaaaaattatttctgctaacttgggccaaaaaaaatgtctgaatggaaccttacagaggggtgatcaatgacaggggggtgatcaatgacaggggggtgatcagggagtctatatggggtgatcaccccccctggaaggctccaggaagacgcctgtatgtgttttgcggatccgatccatctatcagtggatccgtaaaaatcatgctgacatctgaatggagctttacagggttgtgatcaatgacagggggataatcaatgacaggggggtgatcagggagtctatatggggtgatcaccacagtcattgatcacgcccctgtaaggctccattcagacgtccgtatgcgttttgcggatccgatccatctatcagtggatccgtaaaaaatcatgcggacatctgaatggagctttacaggggggtgatcaatgacaggggggtaatcaatgacaggggggtgatcagggagtctatatggggtgatcaccacagtcattgatcacgcccctgtaaggctccattcagacgtccgtatgcgttttgcggatccgatccatctatcagtggatccgtaaaaatcatgcggacatctgaatggagctttacagggggtgatcaatgacaggggggtgatcagggagtctatatggggtgatcaccacagtcattgatcacgcccctgtaaggctccattcagacgtccgtatgcgttttgcggatccgatccatctatcagtggatccgtaaaaatcatgcgttcatctcaatggagctttacaggggggtgatcaatgacaggggggtgatcagggagtctatatggggtgatcaccacagtcattgatcacgcccctgtaaggctccattcagacggccgtatgcgttttgcggatccgatccatctatcagtggatccgtaaaaatcatgcggacatctgaatggagctttagaggggggtgatcaatgacaggggggtaatcaatgacagggggtgatcagggagtctatatggggtgatcaccacagtcattgatcacgcccctgtaaggctccattcagacgtccgtatgcgttttgcggatccgatccatctatcagtggatccgtaaaaatcatgcggacatctgaatggagctttacaggggggtgatcaatgacaggggggtaatcaatgacaggggggtgatcagggagtctatatggggtgatcaccacagtcattgatcacgcccctgtaaggctccattcagacgtccgtatgcgttttgcggatccgatccatctatcagtggatccataaaaatcatgcggacatctgaatggagctttacaggggggtgatcaatgacaggggggtgatcaatgacaggggggtgatcagggagtctatatggggtgatcaccacagtcattgatcacgcccctgtaaggctccattcagacgtccgtatgcgttttgcggatccgatccatctatcagtggatccgtaaaaatcatgcggacatctgaatggagctttacaggggggtgatcaatgacaggggggtgatcagggagtctatatggggtgatcaccacagtcattgatcactcccctgtaaggctccattcagacgtccgtatgcgttttgcggatccgatccatctatcagtggatccataaaaatcatgcgttcatctgaatggagctttacaggggggtgatcaatgacaggggggtgatcagggagtctatatggggtgatcaccacagtcattgatcacgcccctgtaaggctccattcagacggccgtatgcgttttgcgaatccgatccatctatcagtggatccgtaaaaatcatgcggacatctgaatggagctttagaggggggtgatcaatgacagggggtaatcaatgacaggggggtgatcagggagtctatatggggtgatcaccacagtcattgatcacgcccctgtaaggctccattcagacgtccgtatgcgttttgcggatccgatccatctatcagtggatccgtaaaaatcatgcggatatctgaatggagctttacaggggggtgatcaatgacaggggggtaatcaatgacaggggggtgatcagggagtctatatggggtgatcaccacagtcattgatcacgcccctgtaaggctccattcagacgtccgtatgcgttttgcggatccgatccatctatcagtggatccgtaaaaatcatgcggacatctgaatggagctttacaggggggtgatcaatgacaggggggtaatcaataacaggggggtgatcagggagtctatatggggtgatcaagggtgatcaagggtgaataaggggttaataagtgacggggggggtgtagtgtagaggtgcttggtgcaacatattactgagctacctgtgtcctctggtggtcgatccaaacaaaggggaccaccagaggaccaggtagcaggtatattagacgctgttatcaaaacagcgtctaatatatctgttaggggttaaaaaaatcacatctccagcctgccagcgaacgatcgccgctggcaggctagagatcaactctcttaccttccgttcctgtgagcgcgcgcgcctgtgtgcgcgcgttcacaggaaatctcggccatcgcgagatgacgcatatatgcgtgactctgcgcagggctgccacctccggaacgcgaatctgcgttaggcggtccggaggtggttaataatattttattataaaaagtcattttataagtgttagcaatcagatatcaagtttatatttcacacaatgatatatcacaccaattgggacatctgggccaaaaaacgtatgtgtccccaaaaaaacgcatggaaactgcacgagaaaaaaaaataaaaataaaggctgtatagaattatcccctgattatgtgggaggattccctggccaactgggagtagtatgaacaacaggtgtccgagatttgggaagcaattaaaggaatggataaaaatggaggcagagcaggcagacactcgaccactgaggaagggagagtgaatctacccgatacgcgtatggtgaaacaagtgatgtacctgcattgaaaagcctccgataatactgtatggccatacagaagaaaatttctacaataaaggattaactattcttatcgtcgaaagctgcacagaaggaaattgcggaacagtgtggtaactcccgcgatctttggaactcccgcgaaatttaaaccagcttgctgtatggagcgactgaataagccggcaaatatttaaagctccattgaagcaatagggagacagcagacgctagacggtaagccaaacatcgatttaaagttttctttgattcaaagctcatatcgaccttaaaaggatatgctataagagacttctcacattatcaggattcctgtggacactttatgaacatattgcgctcttagtgaatacacctacaacattttcagtgacattcagttttccaaattgggatagagctctagaagataataccccctcttcccaaataacagcatatacttgaagttttttggtgtgatatatattattgaatttatcgacactattgagtcatatgaatatagtgtcgatcatatctaccacaatatatgtgactgtaatgttgtatattattgctacattgttcttatatagaactatattagctaaattgctctatattctttttttttagaatattcgctatattgctatatattcttgttttagaatattacgattatttgaaaaaactaatatattctatatagtgctatgacttggcccacaagcaagaatcatgtttttactcggcaattgaaaaatttgcgataaaaatttgcattacgaaatttcgtattacgaaaatttgcatattacgtgatcattaccttgtcaatttttcaagtaaaaaattgtagaatataacaaatattctaaattgcgaatattcaacgaatattctacaaaatattcgagaaatattgcgaattcgaatatgacccctgccgctcatcactagcgaggaacccctggaccactgggtgtgcaggcttgacctgtggccagagctggcacaatttgccatggaactcttggcttgcccctcgtccagtgtcctgtccaaaaggatgttcagtgcagcaggggggatcgtgaccgataagcgcactcgcctagctcacgacagtgtggaatacctcacttttctaaaaatgaaagaagcatggatcttggaggaattacaACATATGTGACGacaacgtttaattgaatttcctcatgctagcccacaaatatctgccaccacacagaacaaataatggtccctgtcttaggtaactaCACCTGCATAAAagcccttttctgtccggtgaatgcctaatgttttgggccttggaggaattcaactcctttgacgaccacgtgtttcaactattatcatgattttcttttttttaagaggggggatttcgttagccatgtttttaatccaattttatatttttagttattttaaacatatgtatttgacctgtatttgtactggccttaagtaaaattgctatccattgaccgtctaattgacctccagcaacataatcacttaatcttttctgtacggtgaatgcataaattttggggcctgtagtccactggcctgctgtaaaattgatatccaaggaccgtgtaatctacctccagccacatatttacttgttattttctgtacgctgaatgcataatttttggggcctcggaGTAATTCAACACCAATGACAACcgcatgttatcgaatttcaagtaTTATCTTTAGGGCTTTTTTCaaaaggggggatttcgttagccatgtttttattccaattttatatttttagttcttttaaacatatgtatttgacctgtatttgtactggcctgcagtaaaattgatatccattaactgtgtaatataccttcggccacataatcacttgatctttgctGTCCGGTGagtgcataatgtttggggcctatagtccagtggcctacagtaaaatttttattcactgaccgcataatgtacctcgagccacataatcagaatttcttttatgtcaggtgaatgcttaatttttaaggcccgtactcccgtggcctaaaataaaaattttctagactccaacagggcacatttcagagaatttccctttaagatggataaaaatgtcccctgatacacattttttgttggaatttttgtcattgatccccctctagtatgtcactgtccatgttgtgggactatttgtgcacttctactaagtatttggtggctgcaaatatgagttgaatgtttttcaggttcacctgccattaaagtgaatgtggccCGCCGCgagcttgcggttcgcaaacatttgatcgcgtttgcgcgttcgcgaaccgtcccggcagatgtttgtccatcactactttGAAGTAGAtggggtaattgttggagtaaaactcgttcttttcaaaattattcaatgctttccaagtgcttagttCATTTAGGTATACTTCTGCATAGTAAAgttttgtgacgtgttacaacaattctgacttcggatttgtaatccgcacactcaaTTTAGTATAGAACAAATAGTTCTTGCCGAGTAGcagacaaaaagtttttttttgttgcgtggtgttatTAATAGGTTCTTTTCAAATGGTTACAATGTACAGTAGGttcctttttttacttgaattACAAATGCAACACCTTGATCTTCCGTAGTTCATCAGAACCATGATTACCTGTTTTCATTAATCCGGATTCTGTCCACCATATCACTTGTGGGACATAGCGGGCACATAACTACATCAAGTGCCTATGCAAATATTTTACGGTAGCTTTGGAACAAATATACCGCATTATCCCAATATCGAGCAGCGTTTTGTGGTGACTGCATTTGTGGTGATTGCGGACCTGTGAGATTTACGGGGGTCTGcaagatttatatatttattttagctACACCATAATACGGTATCTTAGCATTTTGTCTCCGTaccgcattaaaatgtatgggctgcgAGGAGGCAAGATTTGTCCAAAGTCTCGCAAGACATTGAAGAACTTTGGCCTTCAATTCTACAACTttagaaacattttaaaacaggaatccgaagTAGGCTTCAGAATTGAGGTACCAGCCGGTACTGAAGCCAATTtcagattcctgttttaaaatgttaaCGTTGTAAAGTCAAAGGCTGGACTTAACGACTTCTGCGCAGCCtaaacattttaatgctgtatggagaaaggtctccgtacagcattaaaacgaagttaGAGAGCGAATTGACTTCAGGTCTTGGATCCGAAGAGTGACTCGCTCACCCctagtcatcattatcacatcagcgctTGTCCAGGGAGCTGCtgcactcaccagagctctggtgaaCCATCCAGGGTCCCGACAGCTtttcaagcacagcaccataaattgtatagtggcagtgcttgttattgcagctcagccccattgacttgaatgtgtctgagctgcaactaggtcgTGTgaagatgtacagtgatgtcactgacctaggaatGCCTCTTctaacagttgatcggcaggggtcccaggtgtcgcacCCTagtagatctgatactgatgacctatcatgaggataagtcataaatatattttgCTGGATAACCCCCTTAAATTCTAAGCTTTAAACGTGTACAAATTATTTAATAATACATATAATACAAGCCTACATGTCATACAAAATAAATAATCAATATTAATGCTGTTGTCCATTTATTTCCACCACATGTTTTGAGCACATAAATAGTTCTGCATGGCCGTTTTGATTTCTTGATTTCTTAAGCCATATATAATGGGGTTGAATAATGGAGTAATCACAGTGTACATGAGAGATAATACCTTGTTGACAGTTGTGGAATACCCTCTGCGAGGCACTACATATATTACAAAAAGTGCCCCATAATAGGTACATACTACAGCCAGGTGAGAACTACAGGTAGAAAATGTCTTCTGCCTCCCTGTGACGGAGGTGATCTTCATGATAGTTACAAAGATATAAACATATGTGACCACAATAAATAAAAAGGGGACAATGGTAACAATCCCAGAGAGTGACAGCACCTCATATTTTACAATGGAGACATCTGAGCAAGACAGCTCTAGAAGAGGTCCAAAGTCACAAAAGAAGTGGTCAATGACATTGGGACCACAGAACCATaatgtctttattaaaaatattggaaTAAGGGTTAACACAAACCCAAGGGACCAGCACCCAACAACCAGATATATGCACAGTTTGTGGTCCATAATAACGGAGTAGTACAGTGGATTACATATAGCCAGATATCGGTCATAGGACATTGCTGTCAGTAGAAGACACTGGGTAGTTGCCAAAgacccaaaaaagaaaaactgtgcaaTACAGCCTGTGAGGAACAAACTACCACCATCTGCCAAAGTAACATTCACCATGACTGGGACAACATTGGAAGTAACCAATATATCCGagaaagagaggtgaccaagaaagaAGAACATTGGAGATCGGAGGCGATAACTGGTTGACACCGACAAGATAATGGTAAGGTTTCCCATCACTGTTACCATGTACATGAGAAGACACATACAGATGAAGAAGAACTTGAAATCGTGTAGGTTTCCAAACCCTCTGAGGACTATTTCTGTTATAGATGTTTGATTCATTGTACATCTGGGTAGAACCACGTAAAATGGAATGGTGAATgggattttgaaaaaaatataatgtttaCTGCTAAAAAGGGAAATTCCACTGTCTACTACTTGCACGATGTGTACGAGAAACAGGAAATGTCTGTCAAAGAAAAAAGGGAACTACATGTAactaattagaaaggttagaaggAGAAACACACAAACATTTAAAGGTCTTAAAGGGGCCTTGAATTGTACAGAATCTCTTTTATTATACCTTTTTAGGGAATTTGGATTATAGGGAAGGAGACTTTCGTTATTCAGGGTCCTCATCTCTTGACTTCACTGGAGAGCCATTTCAAACAGCATATCTTTTCCTGGGGAACTTGTCCTGTACAACACAGACCTGCATTTACAAAGTTTACAGCCAGTTTTAGTGTGTCCGTATAAAACGTTCAGTCCTGCTAAAACCCATATACTTTAGCTCTTACAGCTCATGTACACACTTGCTTCCCTAGAAACAATGCTCCATTATTCTTCCATACTACACGTACAATATTCAGTGGAGCATGCTATCATATTAGAGGCATGGTCATTCTGATAGGTTGTCAGGGAAACTGGTAGGTTACTATAGCAACTGGTTGAGAAACAAAGCTCCAGATTAAGATAAAAGCAAATTTCCTAAAATTTGTTTCGGTCTAATTCAACCAAATCGACCAAATATTTTAATGACACAAATTGATTCTACCCAAATAAAAAGTACTTTAAATGGCTGGAAAACTTCTCTCTCTCTCAAAATTTTACCCATATGAACAGGGCCGGTTTTATACAAAATATGGCCCTGGGAAAAATTAAAATTGGGGCCCCAAAacttgtaataatgtactaacagatttacaccccataaagctgctcacacagttcttcaccgttatggccccagaatacgccacatgcccccagcaatgagttcccctcaCTCACAGCTTCTGAgagtattaaaaactggaagcgcAGGATTCCTCTTCAGGCGCGCTTTCCCCCAGCGGAGATCGGGGAAAGGACCCTGTTCTATAAATAA is a genomic window of Bufo bufo chromosome 1, aBufBuf1.1, whole genome shotgun sequence containing:
- the LOC120989280 gene encoding olfactory receptor 1009-like; this translates as MNQTSITEIVLRGFGNLHDFKFFFICMCLLMYMVTVMGNLTIILSVSTSYRLRSPMFFFLGHLSFSDILVTSNVVPVMVNVTLADGGSLFLTGCIAQFFFFGSLATTQCLLLTAMSYDRYLAICNPLYYSVIMDHKLCIYLVVGCWSLGFVLTLIPIFLIKTLWFCGPNVIDHFFCDFGPLLELSCSDVSIVKYEVLSLSGIVTIVPFLFIVVTYVYIFVTIMKITSVTGRQKTFSTCSSHLAVVCTYYGALFVIYVVPRRGYSTTVNKVLSLMYTVITPLFNPIIYGLRNQEIKTAMQNYLCAQNMWWK